The Brachyspira sp. SAP_772 genome includes the window ACTTTTTTTCCTTCAATTTTTTTCACTAAATATATTATAGGTATAAAAGTTAAAGGATATATATTGAGGAAATATCTAGCTCTTGCTGCCCCCAATTTTAATAGCATAAATAAAATTATTGTAATTATAATATAAAGAAAATATATTAATGCACTTTCCTTAAATATAAAATTTTCTTTATCTTCTAATTTCTTTTGAAAAAAATCTTTTAATAGTAAAATAAAAGCAAATAATCCTATTATTATGGATATAATATAAAAAATAAAACTAAATATAAGAGTTATATCACCATTAAACCAATGATTAAATATTGCTGATATACTATTTCTATAATTAGCATTAGGTTCATTGGTAGGAAAAAATAATATAGACCATATTTGAGGAGGCTGTATAATTGGTTTAGCTCTATTTCTAAATGATATTGCATTTATAAAATTAGAAAAACCATTATTTATATCAGATATTAAATAAGGCAAATATAATAGGAAAGATATAAATACTCCTATAGCTAGTGGAATTATATATTTTTTTGTATTCTTCCATCTTATAAATAAATAAACTATAATAGTTGGAATTAAATTAAAAAAAGCAGCCATGTGCCCCATTGCTTCCAAAGCTAATATTGGAAAAATTAATATGGCATAAAAATAATTAAACCTTTTTGCTGTTATATATTCTAATATTATTGGAATATGTATAAACGATAAAAGAAATGCTGTATGAGGATTATAAAATTTATTACTTACGGTAAAAAAAGTTATATTAACAAAAATCATAGATGTCATTATAGCTAATATTTTTAATCCGAATTTTTTATAAATCCATATTAAAAATACACATGAAAATAATGTCATTGCTATGCCATATAAAATTCTAGCTAAATCAAGATTTTCTCCAGATAAAAAATAAAAAAACATATATTCTAAATAAAAATATCCCCCAGGTATTCGTGCAGTTTCAATATACATATCTGATGAACTATCATAAGTATTACCTATATATGTACCGCCTTCTAATAAAGCACCCGTTACTGGAAAAATTTTATTATCATAATATTGTCTCATATGATAATAATGTTCTATCATATCAGAGTTTAGTGAATACATATTTGTCAATTCTACTCTTGTAAATATACCAACTATTATTGAAAATAAAATGATAATTATATATATATAATTATATTTTTTCATAAAAAATCCTAAATTTAATAGTTTAAATTATATTGTATATTTACATATAAATCAATATATAAAATTATAATGCTATTCATTATAGCTAAAAAAACAAAAATATAAACTTTCTATAAAATAAAAAATATTGTTAGAATAAAAAACTATACTTGATTTCTATATTATAATATATTACTATTATATCAGATAATAAATATTGTTAAGAGATTCCAATGAATAGTAGTGTAATATTAAAACTTGAAAATGTAAAAAAATATTTTAAGCCTCATAGTAATGTAATAGAAAGTTTAATAAAAAAAACAAAAGAAATTAAAGCAGTTGATGATGTAAGCTTAGAAATAAAAAAAGGAGAAATACTTGCAATTATAGGAGAATCTGGAAGCGGAAAAACAACAATCGGCAAATTAATAATGAAATTAATAGAGCCTACTTCTGGAAACATTATATTTGAAAATGAAAATATTAATAATTTTGACAAAGAACAAATAAAGAAATACAGACAAAATGTGCAAATGATATTTCAAGACCCTTATGCATCAATGAACCCAAGATTTAAAATAAGAGATGTGTTGAAAGAAGCACTTTATATTCATAATATAGAGGGTGATGAAAAGGATTATGATGAAATGGTGATAAAGGCACTTGAAGATGTAAAGATTAATCCTCCTGAAGAGTTTATGGATAGATATCCGCATATGCTTTCGGGCGGGCAGCGTCAAAGAATTGCAACGGCTCGTGCTTTAATACTTAATCCAAAATTAATTGTTGCTGATGAACCCGTATCTATGATAGATTTATCTACAAGAGCTGAAATACTTTATATGATGAAAGAAGTGCAAATACAAAAACAATTAAGCTATATTTATATTACTCATGATTTGTCAACTGCTAAATATTTTGCAGATAAAATAGCAGTAATGTATTTGGGAAACATTGTAGAGATAGGAGAAGCTAATGAAATAATAGAAAATCCTAAACACCCCTACACTAAAGCATTAATCTCTGCAGTACCTGATGCTTCTACAGGAAGAGCAAACATTATTAAAGAGCTTCCAATAAAAGGAGAAATACCTAATGCATCAGATATACCAACAGGTTGCAGATTCCATACAAGATGCATATATGCAAAAAAAGAATGCCAAAATACAGAAGCTATATTAAAAGATGTAAACAGTAATCATAAATCAGCTTGCATATTTTATGATAGTATATAAATAACTATACCCCATTCCAAGAAGCTGCATCACCTTGATAAGCCCACTGATAAGTATCATTATCTCCTATCAAAACTTTTACTAAACCAGCACCATTATAAAATATATAAAGCCCATTAACCAAATATGGAGCATTATCATCAAACCCATTCATATTAGTAACAATCACTACACTATTAAAATCAGTCTGATATCCAAAATATTGAACTTTCCAAGGAGTTGAAGCGTTAATCATATTGCCATTCTTTGTGCCAATAGTTCCTACCCCTGTAACATCCATATTATTTCCTGTTATAGTGCTTGTGCCCTCTGGTCTTGGTATTACTGGTACTATTGTGTCAATTTGAGTCTCAATATACTTATCTTCTATAAGCTCATTCGTACCATATGCTGTTACTGTTACATAATATTTTGTACCATTTATAAAATTATAAGGAATCTCCATAGTAAAATTAGTGCGGGTATGATTTGTACCTTTTACAGTCGGAAGTGATTGATCTGTTACATTTAATATAGCATCGTCTGGCTGAATCATATCTTCTGAAGTTTTTGCATATAAATTAAATCCTGCAAAATCTGATGCTAATATCCCAGACCAAAAAGATATACTCACCTTACCATCTCCCGGTATAGCTTTTATTTCATAAGGGATATTATACTCATCTATTACAGTAACGAGCTCTTCAGCACAAGAGCTAAAAAATATAGTAAACAGGGTAAGTAAAAATATTTTTTTCATCTCTAATAACTCAATATATCAGCACTAATCTGATAGCAATAATCTACTACTATACTACTGCTAGTACTGTTAACACTCCTTACAAATATTTTTCCATAATAATTTCCACTACTTCTGCTAATCTTTATTAAATACAATCTATTAGCAATAACTTCCAAACTTTCTGTAGTATATCCTTCAGTTGGAGGCACTACAACATCATAAAGAGAAGTACCTGCCACACGCTGTATAGACCATGTTTCACCAGATATTAGAGGACTGGAAAAATAAAGTTTACCATCCGCAGCATTCAATATTAATTTAGCTAAATTACCTGCCTCAAGAGATATGTTATTATTAACACTCACAGTTTGATTTGATATTTCTGGTCTAGGTGTCCCCATCTTAACATAATTATCATAATAATAATAACTTTCATTTTGAGGCGTTATTTGATAAGAACTCACCCATACATATATAGGTATACCGTTTCTTATATCGTTTTCTTGAAGTAAAGAAATTTCTGTAACGTTGCTTCCTGTATAATAAATATTTTTCTCTATTGTAAAAGTAAATGTTTGCAAACTTGTGCTTCTTGTAGTTACTATCGTAGGAATTGTCTTTTGCTCACTATAGACTCTATATATTCTAGGGTTAACACTATCTCCAAAATATATATTATATCCGCTGAAAGCAGGTTCATTGTTTTGTGCTTGAAACTCTACTACTATTTTCCTATCCATAGGTGTAACTTTTGTTATAAAGGGCTGATTCATCTCTTGCGTAATACTAGTTATATCTGGAAGTCCGCAAGAAACTAGAGTAATAAAAAATACTATAGATATAAAAATCCTACAAAAATAATTCATCGTTTAATTATATAATTAATATTAAAAATATCAATATAAAAGTAAAAATAGAAATGTTTATGTAAAATACGATATTAACTAATAAAAGGTATAGCAATTTAATTAACTAAAAATTACTATACCTTTTAAATAATCAATAAAAATAGATAAAGGATTTAATATATGTTTATTTAAAATTATGTATATCAATATTATTTTCTAATCTCTTTAACTCATCTTGCAAGAACTCTTTCCATCTCTCAGCTCTAAATATAGGCGAGGTTATAAAAATATCCTTATCTCCCCTTCCAGACATATTAACTATTATAACATCATCTTTAGAGCATTCCTTAGCATATTCTATAGCCTTAGCCCCAGCATGTGCACTCTCTAAAGCAAATATAACTCCCTCATGCTTAGCAAATTCTTTAACAGCATTAACAGCTTCAGTATCAGTAGCACTTAAAAATCTAATTCTTCCAATATCTCCTAAATATGCTAATTGAGGTCCAATTCCCGGATAATCAAGCCCCGCCGATATAGACATAGTATTAGATATTTCTCCATTTTCTGTTAATATAAACTTAGTTTTATATCCTTGAGCAATATGTTCTTTAGCATATTTATTATTCATTCTTACAGCATTCTCACCAATATTTGTACCTATTCCGCCCGCCTCAACAGCTATTAATTCTATATCAGTTTTTTCTATAAATGGCTCAAAAAAACCTATAGCATTAGAACCGCCTCCAACACATGCAATCATAGATTTTACTTTTAACTTTTTTTCTTCTATTTGCTTAGCTAATTCTCTTCCTATTATAGATTGAAAAGTTCTCACTATATCTGGATAAGGGCTAGGTCCAACAGCACTTCCAAGCAAATAATGAGTGTCATCCAAATTTTTTATCCATTCTTCTAAAGCCTCATCAACTGCATCTTTTAATCCTCTAGCTCCTCTTTTAACCGATACAACATTAGCCCCATATAATTCCATAGATGCCACATTAGGCTGCTGCCTGCGTACATCTATATCCCCCATGTATATAGAACATTCTAACCCTAACTTAGCACAAGCTGCCGCCGTAGCAATACCATGCTGCCCCGCTCCTGTTTCTGCTATTATTTTTTTCTTTCCCATCCTTTTTGCTAATAATGCCTGACCTATGGAATTATTAATCTTATGTGCTCCAGTATGGGCAAAACCTTCAAGCTTTACATATATCTTTGCCCCGCCTATACTTTCTGATATGTTCTTGGCATACATTAATGGTGTAGGTCTTCCCAAAAAATCACTCCTAAGTTCTTCTAATTCATTTAAAAAGTCTTTGTCTTTTATATAAAAATTAAAAGCTTCTTCTAATTCTGCTAATTTTTTTTCAAGTTTATCATCTACAAATCTTCCGCCAAACTTTCCAAAAAATCCATTTTCACTGTTTATCATTGTGAGCCCCTTTTGTTAATTACTATATATAGTATTTTACCATATATAGTATTTTTGTCAATAGTATTTATATAAATTTATACAAAAATTAATTATTAAAATAATTTAAATTATTAAAAAAATATAATATAATAAAAATATCTAATTATGCGGATTTTATATGTATAACGAAGTGACTTCTAATCCATTATATTATGAAAAAATACATAAACTTCTTTTTAAATTTGGTACTCCAAGTATAATATCAATGCTAGTTGGAGCATTATATAATATAGTAGATCAAATGTTTATAGGACAAGGGGTTGGCATAAATGGAAATGCTGCTACAAATGTTGCTTTTCCACTAACAACAATATGTGTATCAATAGCATTATTTTTAGGGCATGGAGGATCATCTTTATATAGTTTACTGCTTGGGAGAGGAGAAAAAGAAAAAGCATCAACTATTATAGGAAATACAATATCTTTAGCATTTATTTTAAGTATAATATTAACTATAATAGTAAAAGTATTTATAGAGAAAATAATGTATATGTTTGGCTCTACTGAGGAAGTATCAAGTTATGCTATAAAATATAGCTCAATAACTTCTATAGGCTTTTTGCCTTTTATATTTTCAAGCATGATGAGCCATATAATAAGAGCAGACGGAAGCCCTAGATATTCAATGATGTCTGTATTAAGCGGAGCTATTGCTAATACTATATTAGACCCTATATTTATATTTTATTTCAAAATGGGTATATCTGGAGCTGCTTTGGCTACTATTATTGGGCAGTTTATATCTTTTGCTTTAACTTTTAAGTATATATTCAAAATGAAAAATATTACACTTAATGGCAAAAACTTTATATTAAATATTAGAAACGCCATTAAAATTTTCACTTTAGGATTAGCTGGAGGATTCAATCAATTAGCCATGATGGCTGTACAAATTACAATGAATAATGTATTAAGCTATTATGGAAATCAATCAATATATGGAGGCAATATTCCTCTTGCTGTATCTGGAATAATAATAAAAATTAATATGATTGTTATGGCTTTTATAATAGGTACAGGACAAGGTTCGCAGCCTATAATTGGATTTAATTATGGAGCTAAAAATTATAAAAGAGTAATAAATACATATAAGTTAAGTGTGTTTATAACAACTATGATGGCTATAACAGCTTCGATACTATTTCAATTATTTCCAAGACAAATAGTTTCTATGTTTGGAGATGGAAGTGAATTATATTTTTCTTTTGCTGAAGAATATATGAGAATATATATGCTATTTATGGTAGTTAATGGAGTTCAGCCCGTTACAGGTTCATTTTTTACTTCTATAGGTAAAGCATTTAAGGGAGCATTTATAGCTATGACTAGGCAGATAATTTTCTTGCTTCCTCTTATAATAACACTCCCTAAAATATTTGGTATAGACGGTGTAATGTATGCTGGTCCAATAGCAGATGGTATGGCTTTGATAGTTACTATTTTATTTGTAACAAAAGAAATAAAAAACATAAAAAAATTAGAAGAGATTAAAAACTAAATAATAATTTTTATGGAGTTTTATTTATGAAAAGAATACTAAAATATATTAGGTATAATATTGATCTAATATTCAGCAAGGGAATTTTATATCAATTAATGGTGCTAGTATCCATCATTGTAACTACATTATTGTTTGTTGCAATATTTATGAAAATAGCTTTTAAGTATCCTATAGTAGATGGTTTTTGGGATAGCTTGATGCAATTTATTGATACAGGAAATATTTCTGCTGCAGAAGAATCTAATGGTTTTAATGCTATAGTTGCTACTTTTTTAGCTGTTACATTTATAGGGGTTTGTGGTTGGGGGCTTCTTATTGCTATGATTAATAATGCTTTACAGGAGAGAATAAGAAATCTTAGTAATGGAAATTCATTTATTATGGAACGCAATCACTCTATAGTATTAGGATACGGAGAAGAAGTTTTTACTATAATCGAAGAGTTTATAATGGGAAGGTCAAAAAAGATTGTAGTACTTTCTAATTATGAAGCTTCTTATATTAAAAAAAGAATATCTTTTTTTAAAAAATATAAAAATACTAAAGTTGTTATAAGAAAGGGAAATCCTAGCAGATTTGAAAATTTGCAGCTTTTAAATATAGAAAGAGCAAATAGTGTATCTATAGTTAATGAAGATGATAGTGAATCTTTAAAAATTTTATTATCCCTAAAAAGAATATTACAAAAAGAAAATAAAAATATATTCAACAAAAAAAGGCATAGAACTTTAAATATATGTATGCTTGTAAACAAAAAAGATAATATAGAAATAGTAAAGTCTATAGATGATAGTGAACTTTTTAATGTACATATAATCTATAAATATGAAATATTATATAAACTAATAGGTCAAAGTATCATGTATACAGGTTTAAGTAATATATACGAAGAGTTATTTGACTATAAAGGAATAGATATAGAAATAGAGTCAAAACATCATTGTAATGCATTAAATTTTAAAAATGCAGCTAGTAAATATTTAAAAAATAATAAAATATTATTAGGAATAATCAATCAAGAAGATAAAACTTTACTAATACCAAAAGAAACTGAAAAAATAAAAACTTCAGATAAATTAGTAGTATTATTTAGAAGAGATGATGAAAAAAAAGAAATCAGTATTTCAAATCATATAAACAATGCTCATAGTATAATAAAACATAGAATACTATTAATATTAGAAAGTAATAAAGAAAAAGAAGTAATAGAAGAAATAGCTGAATATATAGAAAAAGATAATATTTTTATATTACATTATGAGGAAATAGAAAAACAAGAAATAAAAAAAGATTTTCTAATATCAAAAATTAACAAAAATAAGATAACAAAAATAATATTAATATCAGAAAATATTGACACAGATACTAAAGCTATGAATATTCTTCTCGTTATAAGAGCTATTATTAAAGATTATAAGTATGACATACCTATATTATCTCTGATTAATTCTATAGAAAATAGAGATTTAATATATTCTGATGATATAAAAGATTTTATAGTTAGCGGTAAATTAATAGGTACATTGATGGCTACTGCTTCAAAAGATTCTGATTTACTTTATGTGTTTGGAGATTTACTTACAAAAGGAGGCAATGATATAGTCATGGTTCCTTACAATCAACTTCATATAGATAAAAAAGAAAATAAATTTATAGATATATATAAAAAACTTATTGAAAAAAGAAAAATAGCAATAGGTATAAAAGAACGCTCTAAAATAATATTAAATCCTGATGAGGAAATTAAAATAGATGAGGGTTCTGAAATTATAGTAATATTACAAAATATTTAATAAAAACATTAGTCTAAAAGTTTAATTATATTTTTATAAATTTTTTATTTAGCATAAAATATAGTATCATTATTATTTATTATATATTTATCAGCATTTGCATTAAAAGTATAGCTACTACTTTGTATGCCCTTTCATGGAAATTAATATTAATGCAATGTTTTCTGCCTCATCTTGAACATTAA containing:
- a CDS encoding ABC transporter ATP-binding protein yields the protein MNSSVILKLENVKKYFKPHSNVIESLIKKTKEIKAVDDVSLEIKKGEILAIIGESGSGKTTIGKLIMKLIEPTSGNIIFENENINNFDKEQIKKYRQNVQMIFQDPYASMNPRFKIRDVLKEALYIHNIEGDEKDYDEMVIKALEDVKINPPEEFMDRYPHMLSGGQRQRIATARALILNPKLIVADEPVSMIDLSTRAEILYMMKEVQIQKQLSYIYITHDLSTAKYFADKIAVMYLGNIVEIGEANEIIENPKHPYTKALISAVPDASTGRANIIKELPIKGEIPNASDIPTGCRFHTRCIYAKKECQNTEAILKDVNSNHKSACIFYDSI
- the trpB gene encoding tryptophan synthase subunit beta, whose amino-acid sequence is MINSENGFFGKFGGRFVDDKLEKKLAELEEAFNFYIKDKDFLNELEELRSDFLGRPTPLMYAKNISESIGGAKIYVKLEGFAHTGAHKINNSIGQALLAKRMGKKKIIAETGAGQHGIATAAACAKLGLECSIYMGDIDVRRQQPNVASMELYGANVVSVKRGARGLKDAVDEALEEWIKNLDDTHYLLGSAVGPSPYPDIVRTFQSIIGRELAKQIEEKKLKVKSMIACVGGGSNAIGFFEPFIEKTDIELIAVEAGGIGTNIGENAVRMNNKYAKEHIAQGYKTKFILTENGEISNTMSISAGLDYPGIGPQLAYLGDIGRIRFLSATDTEAVNAVKEFAKHEGVIFALESAHAGAKAIEYAKECSKDDVIIVNMSGRGDKDIFITSPIFRAERWKEFLQDELKRLENNIDIHNFK
- a CDS encoding MATE family efflux transporter → MYNEVTSNPLYYEKIHKLLFKFGTPSIISMLVGALYNIVDQMFIGQGVGINGNAATNVAFPLTTICVSIALFLGHGGSSLYSLLLGRGEKEKASTIIGNTISLAFILSIILTIIVKVFIEKIMYMFGSTEEVSSYAIKYSSITSIGFLPFIFSSMMSHIIRADGSPRYSMMSVLSGAIANTILDPIFIFYFKMGISGAALATIIGQFISFALTFKYIFKMKNITLNGKNFILNIRNAIKIFTLGLAGGFNQLAMMAVQITMNNVLSYYGNQSIYGGNIPLAVSGIIIKINMIVMAFIIGTGQGSQPIIGFNYGAKNYKRVINTYKLSVFITTMMAITASILFQLFPRQIVSMFGDGSELYFSFAEEYMRIYMLFMVVNGVQPVTGSFFTSIGKAFKGAFIAMTRQIIFLLPLIITLPKIFGIDGVMYAGPIADGMALIVTILFVTKEIKNIKKLEEIKN
- a CDS encoding CASTOR/POLLUX-related putative ion channel, encoding MKRILKYIRYNIDLIFSKGILYQLMVLVSIIVTTLLFVAIFMKIAFKYPIVDGFWDSLMQFIDTGNISAAEESNGFNAIVATFLAVTFIGVCGWGLLIAMINNALQERIRNLSNGNSFIMERNHSIVLGYGEEVFTIIEEFIMGRSKKIVVLSNYEASYIKKRISFFKKYKNTKVVIRKGNPSRFENLQLLNIERANSVSIVNEDDSESLKILLSLKRILQKENKNIFNKKRHRTLNICMLVNKKDNIEIVKSIDDSELFNVHIIYKYEILYKLIGQSIMYTGLSNIYEELFDYKGIDIEIESKHHCNALNFKNAASKYLKNNKILLGIINQEDKTLLIPKETEKIKTSDKLVVLFRRDDEKKEISISNHINNAHSIIKHRILLILESNKEKEVIEEIAEYIEKDNIFILHYEEIEKQEIKKDFLISKINKNKITKIILISENIDTDTKAMNILLVIRAIIKDYKYDIPILSLINSIENRDLIYSDDIKDFIVSGKLIGTLMATASKDSDLLYVFGDLLTKGGNDIVMVPYNQLHIDKKENKFIDIYKKLIEKRKIAIGIKERSKIILNPDEEIKIDEGSEIIVILQNI